The Tachyglossus aculeatus isolate mTacAcu1 chromosome 22, mTacAcu1.pri, whole genome shotgun sequence genome window below encodes:
- the DDB2 gene encoding DNA damage-binding protein 2, whose protein sequence is MRRPQCGGRVRCFPPSGKSLGFRGWSGKLVGAARARASYDRSEAVRGPVGAPSPGTLLLRCSGLQSGPGGMAPTKRPTTSKSHEGKAPPDKRPPNKKNSRHGPQEPEPEPKRQRVTSPCRPAGTGRGSVRSSLGLASQRDQPCPIVQAIHRHILGRASRAPLWQHLQRSFEGSLASYRLFRTSSPFDRRATCLEWHPTHPSTLTVGSKGGDIILWDYEVLDKTCFIKGIGAGGSITGMKFNPLNPNQLYTSSMTGTTSLQDFTGNTFQVFTKADTWDNWYCGVDVSPDGRMVVTGDNMGNVVLLSTDGDMIWNWKLHKKKVTHVALNPHCDWLLATASVDQTVKIWDVRQVKGKSGFLHNLPHARAVNAAYFSPDGARLLTTDQHSEIRVYSASNWTCPQQIIRHPHRHFQHLTPIKATWHPRYDLIVVGRYPDPKFEGFTPFELRTIDAFDGSSGKMVCQLYDPNSSGIISLNAFNPMGDTLASTMGYNILVWSRQEAVARKQEKLLKVITEQRLGGGYSVRWETPNRPESGPGQLRKKQHSLEGKKTKTKRKD, encoded by the exons atgaGGAGGCCCCAGTGCGGGGGGAGGGTCAGGTGTTTTCCTCCTTCCGGGAAGAGCTTAGGTTTCCGGGGCTGGAGCGGGAAGTTAGTTGGAGCCGCGCGTGCGCGCGCCAGTTACGACCGGAGCGAAGCGGTTCGAGGGCCCGTCGGAG CCCCTAGCCCAGGTACCCTCCTCCTCCGCTGCTCGGGGCTCCAGTCCGGGCCCGGCGGGATGGCCCCCACCAAGAGGCCCACGACCTCCAAGTCCCACGAGGGGAAGGCGCCGCCGGACAAGAGGCCTCCGAACAAGAAGAACAGCCGCCACGGCCCccaggagccggagccggagcccaaAAGACAGCGTGTGACGAGCCCCTGCCGGCCAGCGGGGACAGGCAGGG GCTCGGTCCGGAGCTCTCTTGGGCTGGCTAGTCAGAGGGATCAGCCGTGCCCCATCGTCCAGGCCATCCACCGGCACATCCTGGGCAGGGCTTCCCGGGCACCTCTGTGGCAG CATCTCCAACGGTCATTCGAGGGTTCTCTGGCCTCGTATCGGCTCTTCCGAACCAGCAGCCCCTTTGATAGGAGGGCCACCTGCCTGGAGTGGCACCCAACACATCCCAGCACTTTGACTGTGGGCTCCAAGGGGGGAGACATCATCCTCTGGGATTATGAGGTGCTGGACAAAACCTGCTTCATTAAAGGG ATCGGAGCTGGAGGGAGCATCACTGGAATGAAGTTTAACCCTCTCAACCCCAACCAGCTGTACACCTCCTCCATGACGGGCACCACCAGCCTGCAGGACTTTACCGGCAACACCTTCCAGGTTTTCACCAAGGCGGACACCTGGGA CAACTGGTACTGCGGGGTGGATGTGTCCCCCGACGGCCGGATGGTAGTGACAGGGGACAACATGGGCAACGTGGTCCTGCTGAGCACCGACGGTGACATG ATCTGGAACTGGAAGCTGCACAAGAAGAAAGTGACCCACGTGGCCCTGAACCCGCACTGCGACTGGCTGCTGGCCACGGCCTCCGTGGACCAGACAGTGAAAATCTGGGACGTGCGCCAAGTCAAGGGGAAGTCCGGCTTCCTCCACAACCTGCCTCACGCCCGGGCCGTCAACGCAG CGTATTTCAGTCCAGATGGAGCCCGACTTCTGACCACGGATCAGCACAGCGAGATCCGCGTGTACTCGGCCTCTAACTGGACCTGCCCCCAGCAGATCATCCGCCACCCCCACCGCCATTTCCAACACCTCACGCCCATCAAG GCAACTTGGCACCCTCGTTACGACCTTATCGTGGTTGGCCGTTACCCGGACCCCAAGTTCGAAGGCTTCACCCCCTTTGAGCTCAGAACGATCGACGCGTTTGACGGGAGCTCAGGGAAGATGGTCTGTCAGCTCTATGACCCCAACTCATCCGGCATCATCTCG CTGAATGCGTTTAACCCCATGGGAGATACACTGGCCTCCACAATGG GGTATAACATTCTCGTCTGGAGCCGACAGGAAGCTGTGGCGAGGAAGCAGGAGAAGCTGTTGAAAGTAATAACTGAGCAGCGACTGGGCGGAGGGTACTCGGTCCGGTGGGAGACACCcaacaggccagagtcaggacccGGTCAgctgagaaagaagcagcattctCTGGAAGGGAAGAAAACAAAGACCAAAAGGAAAGACTAA
- the ACP2 gene encoding lysosomal acid phosphatase, which yields MARPLLLGLLGLLGLLGGPHAHGHGRTLRFVTLLYRHGDRSPVKAYPKDPYQEREWPQGFGQLTKEGMLQHWQLGWALRQRYKGFLSASYHRQEVYVRSTDFDRTLMSAEANLAGLFPPNGSQLFNPNITWQPIPVHTVPEAQDKLLKFPLGPCPRFEQLQDETRRTPEYQNESQQNAPFLDMLANETGLTDLSLETAWSVYDTLFCEQTHGLVLPPWASPETMQRLRQLKDFGFRFLFGIHQQAEKARLQGGVLLAQIRENLTSAASPAAPQHPKLLVYSAHDTTLLALHMALDIYNGQQAPYASCHMFELYQEDDGNFSVEMYFRNRSDQAPWPLALPGCPQRCPLPEFLRLTAPVVPEDWARECQLVNTAPDTEVVVALAVCGSILFLLIVLLLTVLFRMQAQPPGYRHVADGEDHA from the exons ATGGCGCGCCCGCTGCTCCTCGGCCTGCTGGGCCTGCTGGGCCTCCTGGGCGGCCCGCACGCCCACGGCCACGGCCGGACCCTCCGCTTCGTCACCTTG CTGTATCGCCATGGAGACCGCTCCCCGGTGAAAGCGTACCCCAAGGATCCTTATCAGGAGCGGGAATGGCCCCAAGGCTTTGGTCAGCTCACCAAG GAAGGGATGCTTCAGCACTGGCAGCTGGGCTGGGCTCTGCGGCAACGCTACAAGGGCTTCCTCAGTGCTTCCTACCACCGTCAAGAG GTTTACGTTCGCAGCACCGATTTCGACCGCACCCTGATGAGCGCCGAAGCCAACTTAGCCGGGCTCTTCCCCCCGAACGGGTCGCAGCTCTTCAACCCCAACATCACGTGGCAGcccatccctgtccacacagtGCCTGAGGCCCAGGACAAG CTGCTGAAGTTCCCACTGGGCCCGTGTCCCCGCTTCGAGCAGTTGCAGGATGAGACCCGCCGGACGCCCGAGTACCAAAACGAGTCCCAGCAGAATGCT CCCTTCCTGGACATGTTGGCCAACGAAACCGGCCTCACAGACTTGTCCCTGGAGACCGCCTGGAGCGTCTATGACACCCTGTTCTGTGAG CAAACGCACGGCCTGGTCCTGCCCCCGTGGGCCTCCCCCGAAACCATGCAGCGCCTGCGCCAGCTCAAGGACTTCGGCTTCCGCTTCCTCTTCGGGATCCACCAGCAGGCAGAGAAGGCCCGGCTCCAAGGGG GCGTCCTGCTGGCTCAGATCCGGGAGAACCTGACCTCGGCGGCCAGCCCAGCCGCGCCCCAGCACCCTAAGCTGCTGGTCTACTCTGCT cACGACACAACCTTGTTGGCACTGCACATGGCGCTGGACATCTACAATGGACAGCAGGCCCCGTACGCCTCTTGCCACATGTTTGAGCTCTACCAGGAGGACGACGG TAACTTCTCCGTGGAGATGTACTTCCGCAACCGGAGCGACCAAGCCCCCTGGCCCCTGGCTTTGCCCGGATGCCCTCAGCGCTGTCCCCTGCCAGAATTCCTGCGCCTCACGGCCCCGGTGGTACCAGAGGATTGGGCACGGGAATGCCAGCTGGTGAACACCGCCCCAGACACAG AAGTGGTCGTGGCCTTGGCCGTGTGCGGCTCCATCCTCTTCCTGCTCATCGTGCTGCTCCTCACCGTCCTCTTCCGCATGCAGGCTCAGCCTCCGGGCTATCGCCACGTTGCCGACGGGGAGGACCACGCCTGA